The following coding sequences lie in one Takifugu flavidus isolate HTHZ2018 chromosome 4, ASM371156v2, whole genome shotgun sequence genomic window:
- the espl1 gene encoding separin isoform X1, whose protein sequence is MKCLKVDEYIKQTGSVEETDRLRQELESYVKNGPGLQGRTLCDRVIRACNHQLGVGSPDPDHVVHLVQLVEVSLHGYDVSSALVAQSTPLYMEKIIFHIVKKLSSLEAHHLCSHVAGLLHSRLIPAQQGEDYCVLVRSCFSVLWNGLSASKHKKTANAREKLHCQVQALSFLLLLDTESGSPSVSKISIYTEDAITEFESGCGSMTKDDATFLVKEMHTVFSRCASDGRGHDGAKEPTEMSSVCVVSEMVQIVIKALCKASHYTLAGTLVNEFETKVRDCADCYFAAAALGKWAIKIHFSLKTGGDGGQPLTECARILRALSSDLGDKEAQLVLEGCRLVVWAVESGHGKQLSGPVLLAWFSFLEEHQECLLKTMKKNSLCQAERSRLQQTLCINIYQGFVFAYESLLASQLEDSETLGRVMLYCQATAGLMMTELHKLSNENLLIKAVIAVSNLACGLFNRRLYDQAFSLVEILCKDLCRTCPMSLSVERLSRPFMLAVQTSRRVGQLERALDWVILWLKALGDNITAHMAEPVSLWVKTKIDAARTSEEDLRLRTLRDGFGPDVPDEKVMLCLLEEELRAYKEAVGDTAQERYNTLCDLLEICHEESSHSHLRAVYLCEMAQVVVYQDFSEQTDCTALDFTHEALRLLEGEAETPENADRLKDDKAHALLWHYICNLEKTLHNAIERDKQRELLGQTQGVANPIGTNDFDYEDKQKTEESTMVYEGLHFNLAAENSLNKPLDRALDEWSALLNCRDRPNVRNAKQTCHSIAVMAALFRLMGKPLKALEAYQLVTGLSRQLGDAQRCASSLCQTSSILLDMGSPELAMAQLQQAEHLLSTESAEEPSSLSMFVILLKAQYYYITGQVDRGMPFLCAVLKEANEQRQSKSWYMLRALTLQTCSFYLSLDTSALPEAQRRAINQHGLNSPDTALYESLKLLCSLLVTLVGKGLYGSHGSSSEMRFIGQGDNLVLKWQLLAELLSCSMKMVALRSSCGAINDARLQCLEALKLAIKLQAPSQCAELLVLKAELELMQGEREESAIDLDKVRNLLEICTDFSDQVKKAEVKIKPRKGRPAQKPQSPLPNLDDDCKGILTTRWLPKEPVVKDPTSSPPLKAQPRRWLSSLAHDSNCLCPCCAEPCLGRATARWAAAQADLILQLDPNDVKASLKLRSATLARCKSVSTKLGAKLAKLFTACGTNKSVAKPALMEDVVSRVYLCMVLSGLDPRQKKVSGVWNLLEAGLAFVNATPSPALRPVKAGLTATKAILTLISMADKKGCSPEELFSNAWNWNPPKAGVLMSEEPKSPPPALLIKPREASKNPAKTKEAKKTKGVKPKTNMPSSVVKTKGLVAMTPVAVKSKTDRKDFFDFNTVVPTVTCTPVQRAKGQTLVQKAPRTASKLQFHVYEESSPDQDKVRPVPAAPRRTKKSRFKVEFSDESDTEATTQTSPKQKTQKRSTQRAVPNTKRTQDPPAEKVLPQRQTRGSKKSTAVPRASSSEDDESLACRAASTRRGRGRRDPTRTEGDSLEEPDKMRTIDEEIPDALDISVEQLRTSDTETNPASADNIDVDFEVLRRDICCDLDRDDLSELRPRDPLREGPQTRPSHPDSRPGGTSLRCSRHDNLTLEDVQSLLRSAWLSFVHVPSPSIYTTLSSLLALSTGQQDPVTTAMLHAHSIGITSRHRTIRHLTSCLKKLRKASSELAGKMESLTLDEKSPKDCKDTTEQMLLQLEDIFSFPTADSSTFPGSHCREFTQLTQHIPPGVTVCVMSVLGVKPGKMGDSVMLSRFEKGSAPITVHIPTSKQQRPVSWMVQEMDEILAKQKVVSCVSEKAKWWEGRRALDSQVERLLKEMEELLGCWRSLLLPLSSNPELSKHAQHLCRSLSAKGVKVDEDTLKPLLSASSLLSQDDLRRFGLGVSPQWDTQCDHLLHTAASQLADREEPRGHVVLILDKYLQKLPWESTSMLKPHSVSRMPSLHSLIGLCIQKEADSQSLLKKGVDAERAFYVLDPDANLGNSQDRFKEWFSSKPEWEGVCGVAPDSGQLEEAVASKDLYIYVGHGAGARFLDSQAVLKRQMRAASLLFGCSSAALAVRGEQEGQGIILNYLMAGCPFVLGNLWDVTDRDIDRFTKALLEAWFAAGSGAPLLAYMGSSRQATHLKHLIGAAPVVYGLPVHLQ, encoded by the exons ATGAAGTGTTTAAAAGTAGACGAATACATCAAGCAGACCGGGTCTGTGGAAGAGACCGACCGTTTGCGTCAAGAATTGGAG AGTTATGTAAAGAATGGCCCGGGTCTTCAAGGTCGCACTCTGTGTGACAGAGTCATCAGAGCCTGTAACCATCAGCTTGGAGTTGGGTCCCCGGACCCGGACCATGTTGTCCACTTGGTGCAGCTGGTGGAGGTTTCCCTGCACGGCTATGACGTCTCATCCGCACTTGTGGCTCAGAGCACTCCTCTGTACATGGAGAAGATCATATTCCACATTGTCAAGAAGCTAAGCTCGCTTGAAGCTCATCATTTGTGCAGCCACGTAGCCGGGCTGCTTCACAGCAGGCTGATCCCAGCCCAGCAG GGGGAGGACTATTGTGTCCTTGTGCGGAGCTGCTTCTCTGTGCTCTGGAACGGGCTGTCAGCCTCCAAACACAAGAAGACTGCGAATGCTCGTGAGAAATTACACTGCCAGGTGCAAGCGTTGAGCTTTCTTCTGTTGCTGGACACAGAAAGTGGAAGCCCCTCTGTGTCCAAAATTTCCATATACACAGAAGATGCGATCACTGAATTTGAGAGCGGTTGTGGATCAATGACCAAGGATGATGCTACTTTTCTTGTAAAGGAAATGCACACAGTTTTCAGTCGATGCGCATCTGATGGTCGGGGTCACGACGGAGCAAAGGAACCCACTGAGATGTCAAGTGTGTGcgttgtctctgaaatggtgcAGATTGTAATAAAGGCCCTTTGTAAGGCCAGTCACTACACTCTGGCTGGCACCTTGGTCAATGAGTTTGAAACCAAGGTCAGGGACTGTGCTGACTGCTattttgctgcagcagcacttggAAAATGGGCAATTAAAATTCATTTTTCACTAAAGACTGGTGGAGACGGTGGACAGCCTTTGACAGAGTGTGCAAGGATCTTGAGGGCTCTTTCATCTGATCTGGGAGACAAAGAAGCTCAATTAGTTTTAGAGGGATGCAGACTTGTGGTGTGGGCCGTTGAAAGTGGCCATGGCAAGCAATTAAGTGGACCTGTGCTGCTGgcctggttttcttttcttgagGAGCATCAAGAATGTCTATTAAAGACAATGAAAAAG AACTCATTGTGTcaggctgagaggagcagactgcAACAGACCCTGTGCATCAACATCTATCAAGGTTTTGTGTTTGCTTATGAGAGCCTGCTCGCATCACAG CTGGAGGACAGTGAGACGCTGGGCAGAGTGATGCTCTACTGCCAGGCCACAGCTGGACTCATGATGACGGAGCTCCATAAACTCTCAAATGAAAACCTTCTCATAAAAGCAG TGATCGCTGTGAGCAACTTGGCCTGTGGCTTGTTTAACCGCCGTCTTTACGACCAGGCCTTCTCACTAGTTGAGATCCTCTGTAAGGATCTCTGCAGGACCTGTCCTATGTCTCTCTCTGTTGAACGG TTGAGCCGCCCTTTCATGCTGGCCGTGCAGACGTCTCGGCGAGTAGGTCAGCTTGAGCGAGCACTGGATTGGGTGATCCTATGGCTGAAAGCTTTGGGGGACAATATCACTGCTCATATGGCCGAACCGGTCTCGTTGTGGGTGAAAACAAAAATTGACGCTGCTCGCACCTCAGAGGAGGATCTTCGTCTCAG GACCTTACGTGACGGCTTTGGTCCGGATGTCCCAGATGAGAAAGTAATGCTTTGCCTGTTGGAGGAGGAGCTCCGTGCATATAAGGAGGCTGTTGGTGACACGGCCCAAGAGCGTTACAATACTCTCTGTGATCTCTTGGAGATCTGCCACGAGGAGAGCTCCCACAGCCACCTGAGAGCCGTTTACCTCTGTGAGATGGCTCAAGTTGTGGTTTACCAGGACTTTAGTGAACAGACTGACTG CACAGCGCTTGATTTTACCCATGAAGCTCTTCGGCTactggaaggagaagcagagacTCCAGAGAATGCTGACAGGCTGAAGGATGACAAGGCCCATGCTTTACTGTGGCACTACATCTGCAACCTTGAAAAGACGCTCCATAAT GCCATTGAAAGGGACAAACAGCGAGAGTTGCTTGGGCAGACTCAGGGTGTTGCCAATCCTATTGGAACCAATGATTTTGATTACGAAGACAAGCAGAAGACGGAAGAGAGCACGATGGTCTACGAGGGCCTTCATTTCAACCTGGCTGCAGAGaata gtTTAAATAAACCTTTGGATCGTGCCCTCGATGAGTGGTCCGCTCTCCTGAACTGTCGCGACCGGCCGAATGTGCGAAATGCCAAGCAGACCTGTCACTCTATTGCTGTGATGGCAGCTCTCTTCAGACTCATGGGAAAG CCCCTGAAGGCCTTGGAAGCATACCAACTTGTGACTGGACTTTCACGTCAGCTTGGTGATGCTCAGAGATGTGCCAGTTCCCTCTGTCAGACATCCAGTATCCTGCTGGATATGGGATCCCCCGAGCTTGCAATG GCCCAGCTGCAGCAAGCAGAACATCTTCTGAGTACAGAATCTGCAGAGGAACCTTCCTCTTTATCTATGTTTGTCATTCTGTTGAAAGCTCAGTACTACTACATCACAGGACAA GTGGATCGTGGGATGCCTTTCCTGTGTGCAGTGCTGAAAGAAGCGAATGAACAGAGGCAGTCAAAGAGCTGGTACATGTTACGTGCTCTGaccctccagacctgcagcttcTATCTGAGTCTGGACACAAGTGCATTACCAGAAGCCCAGCGGCGCGCCATCAATCAGCATG GTCTAAACAGCCCGGACACTGCCCTGTACGAAAGTCTGAAGCTTCTCTGCAGCCTGTTGGTCACTTTAGTTGGGAAAGGCCTGTATGGATCTCATGGTAGCAGCTCAGAGATGCGTTTCATTGGCCAAG GAGACAACCTGGTGCTGAAGTGGCAGCTTCTTGCAGAATTGTTGAGCTGCTCTATGAAGATGGTTgctctgaggagcagctgcggGGCCATCAACGATGCCAGACTCCAGTGTCTTGAAGCTCTCAAGCTGGCCATCAAGCTTCAAGCACCAAGCCA ATGTGCAGAACTGCTGGTGTTGAAAGCTGAGTTGGAGCTGAtgcagggggagagagaagaaagcgCCATAGATTTGGACAAAGTCAGAAACCTTCTGGAGATCTGCACAG ATTTTTCCGACCAGGTGAAAAAGGCCGAGGTCAAAATCAAACCTCGGAAGGGGCGCCCGGCACAGAAGCCCCAGTCTCCACTTCCTAACTTGGATGATGATTGTAAAGGAATTCTGACTACGAGATGGCTCCCCAAAGAACCCGTAGTGAAGGATCCAAccagctcccctcccctcaaAGCCCAGCCTCGCCGCTGGCTGTCGTCCCTGGCACACGACTCCAACTGTCTGTGCCCCTGCTGCGCTGAGCCCTGCCTGGGCCGCGCCACAGCTCGCTGGGCAGCTGCGCAGGCCGATCTGATTCTACAACTGGATCCTAACGACGTCAAAGCCAGTTTGAAACTCCGGTCGGCAACACTCGCTCGCTGTAAGAGTGTTTCGACAAAGCTCGGGGCAAAATTGGCTAAACTGTTCACTGCCTGCGGCACCAACAAGAGTGTAGCTAAACCCGCCCTGATGGAGGATGTGGTGAGCCGTGTGTATCTGTGCATGGTTCTGTCTGGACTGGACCCAAGACAGAAGAAGGTCAGCGGTGTGTGGAATTTACTGGAGGCTGGTTTAGCATTCGTTAATGCCACACCGTCTCCTGCCTTAAGACCTGTGAAAGCAGGTCTAACAGCCACCAAAGCGATACTGACTTTGATCAGCATGGCAGATAAAAAGGGCTGCAGCCCAGAAGAGCTCTTCTCAAACGCTTGGAATTGGAATCCGCCCAAAGCAGGAGTGCTGATGTCAGAAGAACCGAAGAGTCCGCCTCCAGCATTGCTAATTAAACCCAGAGAGGCTAGTAAAAACCCGGCTAAAACAAAGGAGGCAAAGAAAACTAAAGGTGTCAAGCCCAAGACAAACATGCCAAGCTCTGTAGTTAAAACAAAGGGCCTGGTCGCCATGACTCCAGTGGCGGTGAAGTCGAAGACTGACCGGAAGGACTTTTTTGACTTTAACACTGTGGTCCCAACAGTGACCTGTACTCCGGTTCAAAGGGCGAAAGGCCAAACCCTTGTGCAGAAAGCACCAAGGACGGCATCAAAGCTGCAGTTTCATGTGTACGAAGAGTCGTCACCAGATCAAGATAAAGTCAGACCCGTGCCCGCTGCTCCCAGACGCACAAAGAAATCTCGTTTCAAG GTGGAGTTTAGTGATGAGAGCGACACAGAAGCAACTACACAGACAtcaccaaaacaaaaaacacaaaaaagatcTACACAAAGAGCTGTCCCAAACACTAAAAGGACCCAGGATCCACCAGCAGAGAAAGTTCTGCCCCAAAGACAGACCAGAGGAAGTAAGAAGAGCACAGCGGTGCCTCGAGCCAGCTCCTCTGAGGACGACGAGTCCCTCGCCTGCAGGGCAGCCTCGACAAGGAGAGGGCGAGGCCGGAGGGATCCGACCAGGACGGAGGGAGATTCACTGGAAGAGCCAGACAAAATGAGGACCATCGACGAGGAAATCCCAGACGCCCTCGACATCAGTGTCGAACAGCTTAGAACATCAGACACCGAAACCAACCCTGCCTCAGCCGATAACATTG ATGTGGATTTTGAGGTCTTGCGGAGGGATATCTGTTGTGACTTGGATAGAGACGACTTATCTGAACTGAGGCCCAGAGATCCTCTGAGAGAAGGTCCACAAACGCGCCCGTCCCATCCAGACAGCAGACCAGGTGGGACGTCACTCCGCTGCAGCCGCCATG ACAATCTAACTCTGGAAGATGTGCAGTCGCTGCTGCGCTCTGCCTGGTTGTCGTTTGTGCACGTCCCATCTCCCTCCATCTACACCaccctttcttctcttttggctTTATCAACGGGCCAGCAGGACCCCGTGACTACAGCGATGCTACACGCACATTCTATAGGGATCACAAGTCGCCATCGCACCATCCGACATCTAACCAGTTGTCTGAA GAAGTTGAGAAAAGCATCCAGTGAACTCGCAGGCAAGATGGAGTCTCTGACGCTGGATGAAAAGAGTCCAAAGGACTGTAAGGACACTACAGAGCAGATGTTGttgcagctggaggacatctTCTCCTTCCCAACCGCTGACTCATCTACCTTCCCCGGGAGCCACTGTCGAGAGTTTACGCAGCTGACTCAGCACATTCCTCCAG GCGTAACCGTGTGCGTCATGTCTGTACTCGGAGTAAAACCGGGAAAGATGGGCGACAGCGTCATGCTGTCACGTTTTGAGAAGGGATCCGCACCGATCACCGTTCACATCCCCACCTCAAAACAGCAg CGTCCCGTCAGTTGGATGGTGCAGGAAATGGATGAGATCCTGGCCAAACAGAAGGTTGTGAGCTGCGTGTCCGAAAAGGCCAAATGGTGGGAAGGGCGCAGAGCGCTGGACTCTCAGGTTGAG AGGCTGTTAAAGGAGATGGAGGAATTGCtggggtgctggaggagcttgCTTCTGCCTCTTTCTTCAAATCCTGAGCTGTCCAAACACGCTCAGCACCTCTGCAGGTCCTTGTCAGCAAAGGGGGTGAAAGTTGATGAGGACACATTGAag CCCCTCCTGTCTGCGTCGTCGCTGCTCTCTCAAGATGACCTCAGAAGATTTGGTCTGGGGGTTTCCCCGCAGTGGGACACCCAGTGCGACCatctccttcacacagctgcGTCTCAGCTCGCAGACAGAGAGGAGCCTCGTGGTCATGTTGTTCTCATCCTAGACAAG TACCTTCAGAAGCTGCCATGGGAGAGCACGTCCATGCTGAAGCCCCACTCAGTCAGCCGGATGCCGTCTCTGCACTCCCTTATCGGACTCTGCATTCAAAAAGAAGCCGACTCTCAGTCCCTCCTGAAAAAGGGCGTGGACGCAGAGCGGGCGTTTTATGTGCTCGACCCCGATGCCAACTTGGGAAACTCTCAGGATCGGTTTAAGGAGTGGTTCAGCAG taaaccggagtgggagggtgtgtgtggagtcGCTCCTGACTCGGGTCAGCTGGAAGAAGCTGTTGCCTCTAAAGATTTGTACAT TTACGTGGGGCACGGGGCTGGTGCACGATTCCTCGACAGCCAAGCGGTCCTGAAACGGCAGATGAGAGCTGCCTCCCTgctgtttggctgcagcagcgccgCGCTGGCAGTGCGCGGTGAACAGGAAGGACAGGGCATCATTCTTAACTACCTCATGGCCGGATG TCCATTTGTGCTGGGAAACTTGTGGGACGTGACAGACCGAGATATCGACCGGTTCACAAAAGCTCTTTTGGAAGCCTGGTTTGCTGCTGggtctggagctcctctcctgGCTTATATGGGCTCATCACGCCAGGCCACACACCTGAAGCACCTCATAGGAGCGGCACCTGTGGTGTACGGATTACCAGTCCACCTGCAGTAG